TTGACATCGTGCAATTCAAAATGAAGAATAATCGTGATAAAGCAGGAATGTACAAGGCAAGAGAGATTTATTTGTTATCGGGTTTAATTGTCTGCGGTGAGTGCGATGAAGGAATGTACGGCAACACAAGAATTTGCGGACGAAATAAAAGCCGTTATTCTTCATATCGCTGTTACGGCAGTGCTAATAAACGAGGCTGTAAAAATAAAGAAATTCGCCGTGAATACGTTGATAACTACGTACTTGATGAACTTTATGAAAAACTGTTCTCGAACTATTCAATCCAAAAACTAACGGCAATGCTTAACGAGTACAACAACAAAATAGCTTCTGAGTCGGACAGCGAATTAAAACGAATTGAAAAGGCTCTTGAAGAAAATCAGCGCAAAATTTCAAATATTTTCAGCTTTATAATGGATAAAGGACTTTCAGCCGATATTGCACAGGCGGATTTGATGAGGCTTGACGAGGAAAAGAAATTATTAGAACGTCAACGCAAAGAAATTGAGGACAAAAATACCTCAAACGCAATTTCTGAAGCAATCGTTAAAGAGCTTATCGAACGTTCAAGCGAATTTATCAAGACAAGGAAATTATCGGAATGTCGGAATTTTATTACATCATACATTGACAAGGTTACTGTCTATGAAAATAAAGTCGAAGTGATTTTCAGGTTCAAGACGTTTAACAGTGATACTGGAGAATTTGAGGCGATGAAAAGCGAAGCAACTCGAAAAAGCCTGATTAAAAAATATAAACTGCCTCGAAAGGGCTTTAACAGGGTCGAAAAAGGGCAGGATTAGGGCTGAAAAATTCACGCAAAAAACGCTCCTAACCTTGACTTACTGCCTGAACGTTATTTTAGGGCCGAAGGGCTGAAAAGTAATAATTGTTTTATAATTATAAAATTAAAAGAGTGTCTTGAAAAATTCGGGACGCTCTTTTTTATTATCGCTATATAAAAAACAATTCAAAAATTTCGGCCCTTCAGCCATCTTTATTGAAAATATACAGTGTTTGTCAGCATTCATGATAAATTTTAATAAAAATTTCAGCCCTATTTGCGCCCTATTCCAGCCCTGATTAAGCCCTGAATTAAAATTTTGTGATTTCTATTTGCTTCAGTACTGCACCGTAAACAGAACTCACAATAATTAAAGCGTCTCCCGATAATTTTCCGAGAAATGCCCTATTTTTCCTGATTTATTGTTGTAACTCGCTTAAAAATTTAAGTCGAGAGTTATTCTGATGGAGGCGGGGAGAATCGAACTCCCGTCCAACGTTGGCCAATCATGACGGCTCTACAGGCTTATTCTTTGTTAATTGTCGTTCGTGTCAGGTCAAAGACACCCTTCAACGTTCCTAGAGTCTTACGGGTCTATCACCTTGCCGGACTCTCTACAAGGTGGGGAGCTGCTTTTCATGACACCTCAGGCGAACCAGCAGCATTGTCCAATCCCTCGGCGTAGCTGGCAACTAGGCCGCTAATGCAAAATTATCTTCTGCGTTTATTTTCTTGTCCGATAGTTTTACGGGTTGTTACAGACTTCCCCCGACCTGCTCCTTCAGACCCTCCTAACGCTGTCGAAACCTGTCGCCCCCGCGTTATTCATAGTCCCTGCTGCGTCCGTTCTCTCTCACAGCCCGCGCCATATTCCTTTTTGCATCTCTGTCCGCTATCATGTCCCGCTTATCGTGAACAGTCCGGCCTCGTGCTAAGGCGATTTCAACTTTTGCGCGCTTATTTTCTTTTATATATATACTCATAGGCACAAGAGTCAAACCTTTTTCACGAGTCTTGCTTCGGAGTCTTATTAATTCGTGCTTATGAATCAATAATTTGCGCGTCCTCTCAGGCTCATGATTATAATACGTACCTTTTTCATACGGCGATATGTGAACACCGAACAAAAATAATTCCCCGTTCTCGATTGAGGCATATGAGTCTTTAAGATTCAAATTTCCTGCACGGACACTCTTTATTTCTGTTCCTGTTAAGACTATACCGCACTCAAAAGAGTCAAGTATAAAATAATCATGCTTGGCCTTGCGATTAAATGCCACTATTCTGTTTTTGCTGTTAATCGAACTAGACATAACGCGCAATTTATCACAAAACTTTTATTTATGCAAGAGTTTATATTTTTGTGCTGTTAAGATAAAGAGTATCGGGGCTTATATCCATATCTCCCGGCCATGTAACTGTACCGAATTCTACTCGTGCTGACATAAAAACTTTTGCGAGATTCTTATACATAGGCAGATCTAACAATATTTTTGCATCATATTTTTTTCGTTCACCATTAGTGAAAGTTATTATTAATACATAATCTGAATGTGCTTCTACATGAGATACACGCGGTAACATTTCTTCTCGTCCCGTTATAATATTCATATTCATAATATATTAGCGCAATGGATCAATACGGAATGTTTCTTCCCCGTTTAAAGTCAGCTGCCAGTTAGCTTTTAAATCTTCTTCATGCAATAATGCCCAAGCCTTTACAAGTGCTGCCTGTTTTGCAGGAAAATTTCCTGATAAAATCTCGCCGTCAAGTGTAAAAACCGCCTCATATTCATTGTAATAAGCATGCATGTGAGGCAATTTATGTCTGTCATTATCTCTCCAGTACATTCTTATAATAATTCCGAAAAATAAGCTGATAGTCGGCATTAACAAATTATCTCCATTCATATTATAACGCGCAATTTATCACAAAACTTTTATTTATGCAAGATATTTTTTCAAGATTAACTCTTTCTGACCTGATAGAGATTTTATCTTGAGCCGGGATTCTTTTATCGCTGACTCTAACTCTCTGACATCATCAATAAATTTTTGCTGCGTTGCTTCAGATGGAGCGGGAATCATAAAATCTAGTATGTGTTCACGTTTACCGCGCGGCATCTTCAACCCACTCACATCCTGCATTACAAAATCAAAAAATTCTTCGCGCCTCATAGCTTGATAAATAAACTCTTCCGAATAAATCCCCTTGCGCCTGAATACTAATACATCCGGTGAACATCCGCCGTCAAAATCAGCTATCCATAATTTTTTCAGATATGGCCTAATGTTTGATAATAATATATCACCCTTGTGAAATTCTATGACGCTCCCAGCAGGTAATTTTGACTCGTAAAGTCTTATTCCCTCACATTTTTGAAGCATTGTATCTGTTGTTACATATTGAGAAGGAAGTAACAGGCTTGTATCTATTCTATTTGTGATAGATTCAACAACATTATTAAGCGAAATCCGCACCGTTTTTAATGCAAGTTCACGGAATAACGACTCAATTTTTGCCCGGCTGTCTTCTATTATTTTGCGCGAGTTAGATTCTTGCGAGTCTATTTCTTCACACTCTTTGACGATTTCAGCCTGTATATTTATCGGAGGCAGGGGGATAACATAATCTAATATATGCTCTCTCTTACCTTGCGGCATATTTAAGCCCTTCACATTCAGCATAACGAAATCAAAGAAATTTTTGCGAGCTAACATGTAAAAAATATATTTGTTATTGTAAATTTTTTCGTCTTTGATTCTGAAAACATGAACATTTGTAGAGCAGCCACCATCAAAATCGGCCAGCCAAATTTTTTGTAAATAAGGACGTATATTTGAAAGAAGAATATCACCTTTTTTGAATCTGAAAACACTTCCTTTAGGTAATATGCCATTAAATTCCGTTATTCCTTGACAATTCTGTAGCATTGTTTCTGTTGTAATATATTGCGACGGTGTAAGAAGGTTTGTATCTATTCGTTCTGTTATAACATCAAAAACTTTTTTCAGAGTCGTTTTTCCTTCCATATCGACAATTTTTTGCAGAGGTGATAAAGTCATTCCCTTGTTAAAGCTCACTCTTGAAAACTCTAACATTTCGCACGTCTTCACGACTCTTGAAAATCTCGCGTTATCCTGAGTCATTATAATTTCTTGATCGTCATTAAATGACTGTCTCACCAAATGCGCAAGTGTTCCCGCTGCTTCTCTGTCTGACTCGTTATATAATTTGCCGCCCCTCTCAAAAATTTTTATGCCTTCTCCGCCTTTCCTGTTGCTCCAGTCATAGCCTAAAAACTCTTTTTGACCTGCGTTATCATTCGGAGCCGTTATTATCAGAGTGCGATTATTATATGTCAGTCCGTAATAAAAAATTTTCTCGCGTTCGATTTTCTTTGTCCAGTCGTAAAAATTTCGCGCGTTAAATTCCTGCTTGGCCTTGAATGAGTCAAAATATTCTTTGAAGTATTCAGGCAGTGAGTCAAAATTTAGACTTTCATTTATGAATAATTCCCAGTCTGAAAGAGTCAAACTCTGTAAATCAAGATAACCCGACAAAATAAAATTATCTTCCCAGTCTTCGAGATTTCGCGATTCAAAAATTGAGTCAACGCTGTCATAAACGAGTTTAAATCTTGCCGGCGGCTCTATAAACTTTTCAAGAAACATTATAACCGTGTTAGTGCCTGTTGCTCCGAAAGTTTTGCTGCCGAGTTTGACTATTGCGCGGATCATGAAATTTTTTAGGATCTCTTCACGTGCTGCTATATAACTTGCTGAGTCATTGCTTAATATGCTCGACGGCAAAATTACAGCTGCTATGCCTCCTGATTTCAATAATTGTGTAATTCGCTCGATAAATAATACTTCAATTTCTGAGCCGTTATTGCTGATTGAGTCAAGTAATGAAAATTTATTTTGCTTTAACTGTAAATGCTGCTTGAAACTTGCTACAGAATAGGGGGGATTCGCTGTGAGAATATCAAATGAGTCCGGCTTTATCTGTTCGTTGTTATCGAGTCCATCCCCGAAAATTATATTGCCGCCTCCTGCACCGTTCATGAATAGAGAAACTTTTGAGACACGAGCGAGCCTGTAATCCTTCTCTATGCCGAATATAGAATCACGAACCCAGTCATTATTATCGCTGGGAATGAAATGATTTATAGCTTCTATAGCGTCAATCAAAAAATGACCCGCCCCGCAAGCATAATCTATAACTCTCGGCCAAGTGTCAAATTTTTTGAGCGGCAAACAGTCCCATATAAAACGAGTCAACGGCATGGGCGTAAAAAATTGTCCCTCATTTTGCTTGAATCCTTTATCAAGTAACTGCTCAAATAAATCGCCCAGTAATTGATTTTTCTTGTCATGAACGATTCTATATTTCTGGAATAACTGAACGACTTCTACTAAAATTTTGCCATTCTTGTAAAATAAATCTTCATTGTGAACGTCAACAAACGCAAAATCATTATTTGAGTAAAATTTTAATTTTCTGAAGGCAGCTTTTAAATCTTCAATAGCGTTTTTCCTGTTATGGCCTGTATATTGCTTGAATACTCTATCAGGATAATCTGACGGTATATATGTAATTTCTTCACGCATAAATTTCAGCATTCCTTCAGTATAAAGACGCTGCAATCTATCTTGTAAAATTTCGTAGTCATCGGCTCTGAACTTGTATTGAAATTCGACCTCTGAGTCATTTTCCTTGTTAATCTCGTCAACTAACTTGCAAATAAATAACGCAATTAACCTATTAAATGAATTCTCTTTATCAGAGACGTTATTATGCCGCAAAATTTCCTCGAACTTGTTTATAATTCTGTCGCCCTCGCTTATCGGTGTTAAATCCCGTTTTCTCAATGGTGGCACGCCTATATTATAAGCAGTCGACGAGTCCGAAAAAATTATAT
The sequence above is a segment of the Synergistaceae bacterium genome. Coding sequences within it:
- a CDS encoding recombinase family protein, which gives rise to EAFQRMIKDSEEHKFKYLLVHKLDRFARDKYDSVVYKRKLKMNGVTLISVSENLDGSPESLILEGLLESMAQYYSVNLAREVMKGMKESAYDCKHLGGTPPLGYDVDPETHKYVINESEAKIVKIIFEKYAHDVGYNQILSYLNGMGYRTKRGKLFGKNSLYSILQNEKYAGKYIFNKKLEKSVSGKRNPTLKPKDEWIVIDGGVPAIIDQQTFDIVQFKMKNNRDKAGMYKAREIYLLSGLIVCGECDEGMYGNTRICGRNKSRYSSYRCYGSANKRGCKNKEIRREYVDNYVLDELYEKLFSNYSIQKLTAMLNEYNNKIASESDSELKRIEKALEENQRKISNIFSFIMDKGLSADIAQADLMRLDEEKKLLERQRKEIEDKNTSNAISEAIVKELIERSSEFIKTRKLSECRNFITSYIDKVTVYENKVEVIFRFKTFNSDTGEFEAMKSEATRKSLIKKYKLPRKGFNRVEKGQD
- the smpB gene encoding SsrA-binding protein SmpB, which gives rise to MSSSINSKNRIVAFNRKAKHDYFILDSFECGIVLTGTEIKSVRAGNLNLKDSYASIENGELFLFGVHISPYEKGTYYNHEPERTRKLLIHKHELIRLRSKTREKGLTLVPMSIYIKENKRAKVEIALARGRTVHDKRDMIADRDAKRNMARAVRENGRSRDYE
- a CDS encoding DUF2442 domain-containing protein; protein product: MNMNIITGREEMLPRVSHVEAHSDYVLIITFTNGERKKYDAKILLDLPMYKNLAKVFMSARVEFGTVTWPGDMDISPDTLYLNSTKI
- a CDS encoding DUF4160 domain-containing protein, with the translated sequence MPTISLFFGIIIRMYWRDNDRHKLPHMHAYYNEYEAVFTLDGEILSGNFPAKQAALVKAWALLHEEDLKANWQLTLNGEETFRIDPLR
- a CDS encoding N-6 DNA methylase — translated: MITLENFRELLEKLNFVPDLCESIFTYEFKTCRLSADFTSKKLIYPEQIKGREHNNSFSANENFVVFECVYNLLKKGWLPEDIELEKSWPLGRTQKSGRADICVYNKNNSDEVLMIIECKTWGREFDKALNDMKTDGGQLFSYWQQESSAKWLVLYASDIRDGQIIYKSPAINCTDDKNLLLINDDNTKLYKNSHTAQEKFNTWRDTYNLEIHDDIIFSDSSTAYNIGVPPLRKRDLTPISEGDRIINKFEEILRHNNVSDKENSFNRLIALFICKLVDEINKENDSEVEFQYKFRADDYEILQDRLQRLYTEGMLKFMREEITYIPSDYPDRVFKQYTGHNRKNAIEDLKAAFRKLKFYSNNDFAFVDVHNEDLFYKNGKILVEVVQLFQKYRIVHDKKNQLLGDLFEQLLDKGFKQNEGQFFTPMPLTRFIWDCLPLKKFDTWPRVIDYACGAGHFLIDAIEAINHFIPSDNNDWVRDSIFGIEKDYRLARVSKVSLFMNGAGGGNIIFGDGLDNNEQIKPDSFDILTANPPYSVASFKQHLQLKQNKFSLLDSISNNGSEIEVLFIERITQLLKSGGIAAVILPSSILSNDSASYIAAREEILKNFMIRAIVKLGSKTFGATGTNTVIMFLEKFIEPPARFKLVYDSVDSIFESRNLEDWEDNFILSGYLDLQSLTLSDWELFINESLNFDSLPEYFKEYFDSFKAKQEFNARNFYDWTKKIEREKIFYYGLTYNNRTLIITAPNDNAGQKEFLGYDWSNRKGGEGIKIFERGGKLYNESDREAAGTLAHLVRQSFNDDQEIIMTQDNARFSRVVKTCEMLEFSRVSFNKGMTLSPLQKIVDMEGKTTLKKVFDVITERIDTNLLTPSQYITTETMLQNCQGITEFNGILPKGSVFRFKKGDILLSNIRPYLQKIWLADFDGGCSTNVHVFRIKDEKIYNNKYIFYMLARKNFFDFVMLNVKGLNMPQGKREHILDYVIPLPPINIQAEIVKECEEIDSQESNSRKIIEDSRAKIESLFRELALKTVRISLNNVVESITNRIDTSLLLPSQYVTTDTMLQKCEGIRLYESKLPAGSVIEFHKGDILLSNIRPYLKKLWIADFDGGCSPDVLVFRRKGIYSEEFIYQAMRREEFFDFVMQDVSGLKMPRGKREHILDFMIPAPSEATQQKFIDDVRELESAIKESRLKIKSLSGQKELILKKYLA